From the Scophthalmus maximus strain ysfricsl-2021 chromosome 11, ASM2237912v1, whole genome shotgun sequence genome, one window contains:
- the igsf9ba gene encoding protein turtle homolog B isoform X2 — protein MIWYVATLIASVFSTRGTAAQGAHAVREEPRFVTARAGESVILGCDVSPPLDGQQPPYVVEWFKFGVPIPFFINFRFYPPHVDPEYTGRASLHGKASLQIDPVRSEDQGWYECRVLMLEQQYDTFHNGSWVHLTVNAPPSFTATPPQYVEAKEGGSTLLSCSAQGNPKPMISWLREGEELATNAKYSVHDGSLTILGITRDDRGAYTCRAYSDQGEVLHTTRLLVQGPPYIVSPPENVTVNISQNALFTCQAEAYPGNLTYTWFWEEDNVYFKNDLKLRVRILIDGTLIIFRVKPEDAGKYTCSPSNSLGISPSASAYLTVQYPARVINMPPVIYVPRKLPGIIRCPVDANPPVTSVKWEKDGYPLRVEKYPGWSLMPDGSIRVAEATEDSLGTYTCVPYNALGTMGMSPPATLVLKDPPYFNVRPGGEYRQEAGRELVIPCAASGDPDIPSITWRKVGKPSRSKHNILPSGSLQFLSLSKEDHGEWECVATNVVTSITASTRILVIGTSPHAPGNIHVLPSTTSANVSWEPGYDGGFEQTFSVWYGPVSKRVDFGPHDWHSMPVSGAQIWLVVPGLEPATEYQFSVLAQNKLGTGPFSEVVTVNTAGSPLGTPEPLVLLTPPRCLTANRTQHGVLLTWLPPANHSSPIDRYIMEFRLGERWEVLDDLISSTETELIARDLVQESWYEFRVMAVMDDLISESSNVVGVSSTDPFPPAELPDEGLARPVVAGVVATICFLAAAVLFSTLAVCFVNKQHRRKLKRKPDPPLSVTHFRKSIESPLSSGKISPESSPPSRPRSLSSEGSHGPGLYVRKLPSPLREKDKELSFYKKTKRAIASKKYSVSKYEAEVTTPIELISRGPDGRFVMECSPPPRRIQGFPFAEESDMYPEFRQSDEENDFDPGPLPPIMPTLRRQLSPTSSSQESTQPPTYSPRLHRAMEGMSFAEGSALHASGQAPSSRYRGFPQGPFYGYMGSRGESGIPPPFYMPDISPRSSALSSPPGTAEGPFGYPSIPEESGEMEHHQYTASGHSLSHTHSPPRSPESWQPHELPFLGLQGPRFIYPPHHPLRHQDLPDPPPYPPHSLPPSRLHLSSLKDPTSPGLLQLEVPVAPPGRDRPPVHPVRRLAMQQAQSLGQLRHTAHGVGVPVLPYPDPAARAGSPSTAPSSSPQSWLSPRAGRRADPSLPPLVLQPSRLSPLSQSPLSTQPGSPDILVRPPPRPSILRTSRSLEMPEITLQPSATVSFSRRSSLSASSTQSQGTTQPSPSYHAHMSYASTAASYPSQSPSPPPEGRDVFGQRPSQRRTEEEMLPSEPSQLQISASGEPLGASSDPAGSESLPALLHHCITKAKGVAANNNNNTAPARRTGVSPSQTQQQSQTPQDKEDLNLRRTRKRQSKKNPYLYLTSFLHRRQSAEDQTGILASADSEGQNYGTLR, from the exons GTGCCCACGCAGTGAGAGAGGAGCCCCGGTTTGTGACGGCACGCGCCGGAGAGAGCGTGATCCTGGGGTGTGACGTGTCCCCTCCCCTGGATGGCCAGCAGCCCCCCTATGTGGTGGAGTGGTTCAAGTTTGGAGTGCCTATTCCCTTCTTCATCAACTTCCGCTTCTACCCTCCCCATGTGGATCCAGAGTATACTG gtaGAGCCTCTCTGCATGGGAAGGCCTCCCTGCAGATCGACCCGGTGCGCTCCGAGGACCAGGGCTGGTACGAGTGCCGGGTCCTGATGCTGGAGCAACAGTACGACACCTTCCATAACGGCAGCTGGGTGCACCTCACCGTCAACG CCCCACCTTCATTTACAGCGACGCCGCCACAATATGTGGAGGCGAAGGAAGGGGGAAGCACTCTGCTTAGCTGCTCTGCCCAGGGAAATCCGAAACCAATGATCAGCTggctgagggagggggaggagctcgCAACCAACGCGAAATATTCA GTCCATGATGGCAGTCTAACCATCCTTGGCATCACTAGAGATGACAGAGGGGCGTACACATGCCGAGCCTACAGTGACCAGGGAGAAGTGCTCCACACTACCCGGCTGTTGGTCCAAG GGCCTCCATACATCGTGTCGCCGCCAGAAAACGTCACTGTAAACATTTCCCAGAACGCACTCTTCACCTGCCAGGCGGAGGCGTATCCCGGCAACCTGACCTACACCTGGTTTTGGGAAGAGGATAACGTCTACTTCAAGAA TGATCTCAAGCTCCGAGTGCGCATTCTCATCGACGGCACCCTCATCATCTTCCGGGTCAAGCCGGAGGATGCTGGGAAATACACCTGCAGTCCGAGCAACAGCCTCGGCATTTCGCCCTCAGCATCTGCCTACCTGACTGTTCAGT ACCCCGCCCGAGTGATCAACATGCCCCCGGTCATCTACGTCCCACGGAAACTGCCAGGCATCATCCGCTGCCCGGTGGACGCCAACCCGCCTGTGACATCAGTGAAGTGGGAGAAAGACGGCTATCCTCTCCGAGTGGAGAAG TACCCCGGCTGGAGCCTGATGCCAGATGGAAGTATCCGGGTGGCGGAGGCCACAGAAGACTCCCTGGGCACCTACACCTGTGTGCCTTACAACGCCCTGGGTACCATGGGCATGTCCCCCCCTGCCACTTTGGTGCTAAAG GATCCCCCTTACTTTAATGTGAGGCCTGGGGGGGAGTACCGTCAGGAGGCTGGGAGAGAGCTTGTAATCCCCTGTGCTGCTTCTGGAGACCCTGATATACCATCCATCACCTGGAGAAAG GTGGGGAAGCCAAGCAGGAGTAAGCACAACATCTTACCCAGTGGCAGCTTACAGTTTCTGTCCCTCAGCAAGGAAGACCATGGAGAATGGGAGTGTGTAGCCACCAACGTGGTCACAAGCATCACTGCCAGCACGCGTATCCTTGTCATCG GCACCAGCCCACATGCTCCTGGTAACATCCATGTTTTACCCTCAACAACCTCTGCTAATGTGTCCTGGGAACCAGGTTACGATGGCGGCTTCGAACAGACCTTCTCCGTGTGGTACGGTCCAGT GTCAAAGAGAGTAGACTTTGGTCCTCACGACTGGCACTCGATGCCAGTTTCTGGTGCTCAGATCTGGTTGGTGGTGCCGGGGCTGGAGCCTGCGACAGAGTACCAGTTCAGTGTGTTGGCACAAAACAAACTGGGCACGGGCCCATTCAGCGAAGTTGTGACAGTCAACACTGCAG GCTCTCCTCTGGGTACCCCAGAACCACTGGTGCTTCTTACTCCACCACGGTGCCTCACAGCCAATCGCACCCAGCACGGTGTCCTGCTCACGTGGCTCCCTCCGGCCAACCACTCCTCGCCCATTGACCGATACATCATGGAGTTCCGCCTCGGGGAGAGGTGGGAGGTGCTGGATGACCTCATCTCCTCCACGGAGACTGAGCTCATAGCCAGGGACCTCGTTCAG GAGTCCTGGTATGAGTTTCGAGTGATGGCTGTCATGGACGACCTGATCAGTGAGAGCAGCAATGTCGTCGGCGTATCTAGCActg ATCCCTTCCCCCCTGCGGAGTTGCCTGATGAGGGGCTGGCGCGCCCTGTGGTGGCGGGTGTCGTGGCAACTATCTGTTTTCTGGCAGCAGCAGTACTGTTCAGTACGCTAGCAGTTTGCTTTGTCAATAAGCAACACCGTCGCAAACTCAAGCGCAAACCAG ATCCTCCCTTGTCGGTGACACACTTCAGGAAAAGCATTGAGTCACC GTTATCATCGGGGAAGATAAGTCCAGAGAGCTCCCCTCCATCTCGGCCACGCTCTCTTTCTTCTGAGGGGTCCCACGGTCCAGGCCTGTACGTCAGGAAGCTGCCCAGCCCtctgagagaaaaagacaaagagctcTCCTTCTACAAGAAAACCAAGCGTGCCATAGCCAGCAAGAAATACAGTGTGTCCAAGTATGAAGCAGAGGTCACAACGCCTATTGAGCTGATCAGCCGTGGCCCTGATGGCCGCTTCGTCATGGAGTGCAGCCCACCGCCCCGTCGCATCCAGGGCTTCCCCTTCGCAGAGGAGTCTGATATGTACCCTGAGTTCCGGCAGTCTGATGAGGAGAATGATTTTGACCCAGGGCCTCTGCCACCCATCATGCCCACGCTGCGGCGCCAACTCTCCCCAACGTCCTCCAGCCAGGAGTCAACACAGCCACCCACCTACAGCCCCCGCCTACACAGGGCCATGGAAGGTATGAGCTTTGCAGAGGGCAGTGCACTTCACGCCTCAGGGCAAGCCCCGTCCTCCCGCTACAGGGGCTTTCCCCAGGGCCCATTCTATGGGTATATGGGCAGCCGTGGTGAATCAGGGATTCCACCACCATTCTACATGCCTGACATCAGCCCGCGTAGCTCCGCTCTGTCCTCTCCCCCGGGCACCGCCGAGGGGCCCTTTGGTTACCCCTCCATCCCCGAGGAAAGTGGCGAGATGGAGCACCATCAGTACACTGCCTCTGGCCATTCTCTGTCTCACACGCACAGCCCTCCTCGCTCGCCTGAAAGCTGGCAGCCTCATGAGCTACCCTTCCTAGGTCTGCAAGGTCCACGGTTCATATACCCACCTCACCATCCCTTGCGTCATCAGGACCTCCCTGACCCACCCCCAtaccctcctcactctctcccccccagTCGCCTGCACCTCTCATCACTAAAGGATCCGACAAGCCCTGGACTCCTTCAGCTGGAGGTCCCTGTGGCTCCCCCAGGCAGAGACAGGCCCCCGGTGCATCCAGTTAGGCGTTTAGCTATGCAACAGGCCCAAAGTCTCGGCCAGCTCAGACACACGGCCCACGGTGTGGGTGTACCAGTGTTGCCTTACCCTGACCCGGCAGCCCGTGCAGGGAGCCCAAGCACAGCCCCCAGTAGTAGTCCTCAGTCCTGGCTCAGCCCGAGGGCAGGGCGCCGGGCAGACCCCAGCCTACCGCCACTAGTACTCCAGCCCTCTCGCCTCTCTCCGCTCTCCCAAAGCCCCCTTAGCACCCAGCCAGGTTCTCCAGATATTTTAGTACGGCCCCCTCCGCGCCCCAGCATCCTCCGCACCTCTCGGTCTCTGGAGATGCCTGAGATCACCCTGCAGCCCTCAGCCACTGTCAGTTTCTCCCGGAGGTCCTCCCTGTCCGCCTCTTCCACTCAGAGCCAGGGCACCACGCAACCCAGCCCCAGTTACCACGCCCACATGTCGTATGCCTCCACTGCAGCCAGTTACCCCTCCCagtccccctctccccctccggAAGGCAGGGATGTTTTCGGGCAGAGGCCATCccagagaaggacagaggaggagatgctACCCTCAGAGCCCTCCCAGCTCCAGATATCAGCCTCAGG